The Collimonas sp. PA-H2 genome contains a region encoding:
- a CDS encoding carboxypeptidase regulatory-like domain-containing protein produces the protein MNKRTLLALSALLAATLAVNASAAPTAVTKGVATYMSGGIGVDESTLIQQEAKNYPLELEFLIKATPKDEYAADIHVKINDASNNVVLDTVSNGPFFLAKLPAGSYHLAVAKKDQVKERKIAITPGSHQHIMFEWLE, from the coding sequence ATGAATAAGCGCACTCTTCTCGCACTCAGCGCATTGCTTGCCGCTACGCTAGCCGTCAATGCCAGCGCAGCTCCCACTGCTGTCACCAAAGGCGTGGCCACCTATATGTCCGGCGGTATCGGCGTCGATGAATCGACCCTGATACAGCAGGAAGCAAAGAACTATCCGCTGGAATTAGAGTTCCTCATCAAAGCAACGCCCAAGGATGAATATGCTGCCGATATCCACGTGAAAATCAACGATGCGAGCAACAATGTCGTGCTGGATACCGTTTCCAATGGACCGTTTTTCCTGGCCAAGCTGCCTGCCGGCAGCTATCACCTCGCAGTCGCCAAGAAAGACCAGGTGAAAGAACGCAAGATCGCGATTACGCCAGGATCGCATCAGCACATCATGTTCGAATGGCTTGAATGA